The following proteins are encoded in a genomic region of Streptococcus constellatus subsp. constellatus:
- the rpsO gene encoding 30S ribosomal protein S15 → MAISKEKKNEIIAQYARHEGDTGSVEVQVAVLTWEINHLNEHIKQHKKDHATYRGLMKKIGRRRNLLAYLRKNDVNRYRELINSLGLRR, encoded by the coding sequence ATGGCAATCTCAAAAGAGAAAAAAAATGAAATCATTGCACAATATGCACGTCACGAAGGTGACACTGGTTCAGTAGAGGTACAAGTAGCTGTCCTTACTTGGGAAATCAACCACCTTAACGAACACATCAAACAACACAAAAAAGACCACGCTACTTACCGTGGTTTGATGAAGAAAATCGGTCGCCGTCGTAACCTTCTTGCATACTTGCGTAAGAACGACGTTAACCGTTACCGTGAGTTAATCAACTCTCTTGGACTTCGTCGCTAA
- the pepF gene encoding oligoendopeptidase F, translating into MVEQKQRSEFPEKELWDLTALYQDREDFLRAIEKTREDINQFIRDYKDNLHTFEDFEKAFAELEQIYIQRSHIGNYSFMPQTTDYGDENFAQIAQAGTDFETEANVALSFFDAALVNADEEILNRLEQLSHLTAAIRQAKIQKAHYLGADVEKTLTNLSEVFYSPQDIYTKMRAGDFAMADFEVNGKVYKNSFVTYENFYQNHENAEIREKAFRSFSEGLRQHQNAAAAAYLAQVKSEKLLADMKGYDSVFDYLLAEQEVDRSMFDRQIDFIMTEFAPVAQKFLKHVAKINGLEKMTFADWKLDLDSALNPDVTIEDAYDLVMKSVAPLGEEYTREIANYQKERWVDFAANAGKDSGGYATDPYRVHPYVLMSWTGRMSDVYTLIHEIGHSGQFIFSDNSQSYFNTHMSTYYVEAPSTFNELLLSDYLEHQFDNPRQKRFALAHRLTDTYFHNFITHLLEAAFQRRVYNLVETGETFGATKLNSIMKEVLTEFWGDAVEIDDDAALTWMRQSHYYMGLYSYTYSAGLVISTTGYLHLKNDKNGAHDWLTFLKSGGSKTPLETARIIGADISTDKPLRDTIQFLSDTVDQIITYSEELGE; encoded by the coding sequence ATGGTTGAACAAAAACAACGTTCTGAGTTTCCAGAAAAGGAACTGTGGGACTTAACAGCTCTCTATCAAGACCGTGAAGATTTCCTACGGGCGATTGAAAAAACTCGTGAAGACATTAACCAGTTCATACGGGATTATAAGGACAACCTTCATACTTTTGAGGATTTTGAAAAGGCCTTTGCTGAATTGGAACAAATCTATATTCAAAGAAGTCATATCGGCAACTACAGTTTTATGCCACAAACAACGGACTACGGTGATGAAAACTTTGCACAGATTGCGCAAGCTGGTACAGATTTCGAAACAGAAGCTAACGTTGCTCTCAGCTTCTTTGATGCAGCCTTGGTCAATGCTGACGAAGAAATTCTTAATCGTCTCGAACAACTATCACATTTGACTGCCGCAATTCGCCAAGCAAAAATCCAAAAAGCTCACTACTTAGGGGCTGATGTCGAAAAGACTCTGACAAATCTTAGTGAAGTTTTTTACAGCCCACAGGATATTTACACTAAGATGCGGGCTGGCGACTTTGCCATGGCTGACTTCGAAGTAAACGGCAAAGTTTATAAAAACAGCTTTGTTACCTATGAGAATTTCTATCAAAACCACGAAAATGCAGAAATCCGTGAAAAAGCTTTCCGCTCTTTCTCAGAAGGCCTTCGTCAGCACCAAAATGCTGCTGCTGCTGCCTATCTGGCTCAGGTCAAATCTGAAAAGCTTCTAGCAGATATGAAAGGCTATGACTCTGTCTTTGACTATCTTTTGGCTGAGCAAGAGGTAGATCGCTCTATGTTCGATCGGCAAATTGACTTCATCATGACTGAATTTGCACCTGTTGCACAAAAGTTCCTCAAGCACGTTGCTAAGATCAACGGCCTCGAAAAAATGACCTTTGCAGATTGGAAGCTGGACTTGGACAGTGCACTCAATCCTGATGTCACTATTGAGGACGCTTATGACTTAGTGATGAAATCCGTTGCTCCACTCGGAGAAGAATATACACGCGAAATTGCCAATTACCAAAAAGAGCGCTGGGTGGATTTTGCAGCGAATGCTGGCAAGGACTCTGGCGGCTATGCCACTGATCCTTATCGCGTGCATCCTTATGTTCTTATGAGCTGGACAGGCCGTATGAGTGATGTGTATACTCTGATTCATGAAATTGGTCACTCTGGTCAGTTCATCTTCTCTGACAATAGTCAAAGCTATTTCAATACCCACATGTCGACCTATTACGTAGAAGCTCCTTCTACCTTCAACGAACTCTTACTTAGCGACTATTTGGAACATCAATTTGACAATCCACGTCAAAAGCGATTTGCACTCGCTCACCGTCTAACGGACACTTACTTCCATAACTTTATCACCCATCTCTTGGAAGCAGCCTTCCAACGCCGGGTTTATAATCTCGTTGAAACAGGCGAAACTTTTGGAGCAACGAAGCTTAACAGTATTATGAAAGAAGTTCTTACCGAGTTTTGGGGGGATGCAGTCGAAATCGACGATGATGCTGCGCTCACTTGGATGCGGCAAAGTCACTATTATATGGGGCTATACAGCTATACCTACTCTGCTGGACTTGTCATCTCTACTACCGGCTATCTTCATTTGAAAAATGACAAAAATGGAGCTCACGATTGGCTCACCTTCCTCAAATCTGGTGGAAGTAAAACGCCACTTGAGACTGCTCGTATCATCGGAGCCGACATTTCCACAGACAAACCACTCCGCGACACAATTCAGTTCTTGTCTGATACAGTTGATCAGATTATTACCTACAGCGAGGAATTAGGAGAATAG
- a CDS encoding mitofilin family membrane protein: protein MKKWKNNSRLNIVLAIMSVVLIILLAPITMPLMFLGGVLGIWYFAKRNPSVFKRNIAIAAAIIGILGSYTVSKFNLESSESQQSQTQVVSSTSRTSSSNSSKASSSSSNSDSSREKEEKLEKEKKEKKAEEERKQKEAAERKAKEEQAQKEAQIQRITQQGEQAVKQLEDNQVAENIAPAQAAVEQITEPNKKGALQHRINLVQNAIQQRAEQARQEAERQAASQQEETVAASGYFRDKRGRWHRPNGQYASKKEIAEAGLPW, encoded by the coding sequence ATGAAAAAGTGGAAAAATAATTCTAGGCTCAACATCGTTCTTGCTATCATGAGTGTTGTTCTAATCATCTTATTGGCTCCAATTACAATGCCATTAATGTTTCTAGGTGGTGTTTTGGGTATTTGGTATTTCGCAAAGCGAAATCCAAGTGTTTTCAAAAGAAATATAGCAATTGCTGCAGCGATAATAGGAATACTAGGAAGCTATACAGTAAGTAAATTCAATCTTGAATCCTCCGAAAGCCAACAAAGTCAAACTCAAGTAGTTTCTTCTACATCTAGAACTTCATCTTCAAACTCTTCAAAAGCAAGCAGTTCCTCCTCAAACTCCGATTCTAGTAGAGAAAAAGAAGAAAAACTCGAAAAAGAAAAGAAAGAGAAGAAAGCGGAGGAAGAGCGAAAACAAAAAGAGGCGGCAGAGAGAAAAGCTAAAGAAGAACAGGCTCAAAAAGAAGCTCAAATTCAGCGCATCACCCAGCAAGGTGAACAGGCTGTTAAACAACTTGAGGATAATCAAGTAGCCGAGAACATTGCTCCAGCTCAAGCTGCCGTTGAGCAAATTACCGAGCCAAATAAAAAAGGAGCTCTTCAACATCGAATTAATCTTGTACAAAATGCAATTCAGCAACGAGCTGAGCAAGCTCGACAAGAGGCAGAGAGACAAGCAGCATCTCAACAAGAAGAGACTGTAGCTGCTAGTGGCTATTTTAGAGATAAAAGGGGCAGATGGCATCGCCCAAATGGTCAATATGCTTCAAAGAAGGAAATTGCAGAAGCGGGATTGCCTTGGTAA